Proteins encoded within one genomic window of Streptomyces taklimakanensis:
- a CDS encoding lysophospholipid acyltransferase family protein: MSRFLFIKALLGPLLRVLFRPRVQGAERIPGSGPVILAGNHLTFIDSMILPLVVDRQVFFIGKDEYVTGTSLKGRLMAWFFTGVGMIPVDRDGGRGGVAALMTGRRVLEEGKVFGIYPEGTRSPDGRLYRGRTGIARLTLMTGAPVVPFAMIGTDRVQPGGRGLPRVGPGRRVTVRFGEPLDFSRYDGMDRDRYVLRAVTDEVMSHVMRLSGQEYVDVYATKAKAA; the protein is encoded by the coding sequence TTGTCCCGTTTCCTGTTCATCAAGGCGCTGCTCGGCCCGCTCCTGCGCGTGCTGTTCCGTCCTCGGGTTCAGGGAGCCGAGCGCATCCCGGGGAGCGGCCCGGTGATCCTGGCCGGGAACCACCTGACGTTCATCGACTCCATGATCCTCCCGCTCGTCGTCGACCGGCAGGTCTTCTTCATCGGCAAGGACGAGTACGTCACCGGCACCAGCCTCAAGGGACGTCTGATGGCGTGGTTCTTCACCGGGGTCGGCATGATCCCGGTGGACCGCGACGGCGGCCGCGGCGGCGTCGCGGCGTTGATGACCGGCCGCCGGGTGCTGGAGGAGGGCAAGGTCTTCGGCATCTACCCGGAGGGCACCCGCTCCCCCGACGGCCGTCTCTACCGCGGCCGCACCGGCATCGCCCGGCTGACGCTGATGACGGGGGCGCCGGTGGTTCCGTTCGCGATGATCGGCACCGACCGCGTACAGCCCGGCGGACGCGGTCTTCCCCGGGTCGGCCCGGGCCGCCGCGTCACCGTCCGCTTCGGCGAGCCGCTGGACTTCTCGCGCTACGACGGCATGGACCGTGACCGCTATGTGCTGCGGGCGGTGACGGACGAGGTGATGAGCCACGTGATGCGGCTGTCGGGCCAGGAGTACGTGGACGTCTACGCCACCAAGGCCAAGGCCGCCTGA
- the argH gene encoding argininosuccinate lyase, which yields MTNGPQTPEPAAGGDVRLWGGRFADGPAEALEKLSASVHFDWRLAPYDIAGSRAHARVLNKAGLLTDDELERMLAGLDRLAADVADGTFTGTIADEDVHTALERGLLERLGPELGGKLRAGRSRNDQVATLFRMYLRDHARIIGGLLADLNEALVSLAEAHPDVAMPGRTHLQHAQPVLFAHHVLAHVQALSRDAERLRQWDARTAVSPYGSGALAGSSLGLDPRAVAADLGFEHGSAANSIDGTASRDFVAEFAFVTAMIGVDLSRLAEEVIIWNTKEFSFVTLHDAFSTGSSIMPQKKNPDIAELARGKSGRLIGNLTGLLATLKALPLAYNRDLQEDKEPVFDSCDQLEILLPAFTGMMATLTVNRERMAELAPAGFSLATDVAEWLVKRGVPFREAHEIAGECVKVCEADGIELDELTDDRFAEISPHLTPEVRSVLSVEGALASRDGRGGTAPSAVAVQLAEVKEELAVQRAWASAVSGAGGADPGH from the coding sequence ATGACCAACGGCCCGCAGACCCCCGAGCCCGCCGCGGGCGGCGACGTACGGCTGTGGGGGGGCCGGTTCGCCGACGGGCCGGCCGAGGCCCTGGAGAAGCTCTCCGCCTCCGTCCACTTCGACTGGCGGCTGGCCCCCTACGACATCGCCGGGTCACGGGCCCACGCACGCGTGTTGAACAAGGCCGGGCTCCTCACCGACGACGAGCTGGAGCGGATGCTCGCCGGACTCGACCGGCTGGCCGCGGACGTCGCCGACGGAACCTTCACCGGGACCATCGCCGACGAGGACGTGCACACCGCGCTGGAACGCGGACTGCTGGAGCGGCTCGGTCCCGAGCTGGGCGGCAAGCTCCGTGCCGGACGCTCCCGCAACGACCAGGTCGCCACGCTCTTCCGGATGTACCTGCGCGACCACGCCCGGATCATCGGCGGCCTGCTCGCCGACCTGAACGAGGCCCTGGTCTCCCTCGCCGAGGCGCACCCGGACGTGGCGATGCCCGGCCGCACCCACCTCCAGCACGCACAGCCCGTCCTCTTCGCCCACCACGTCCTCGCCCACGTCCAGGCCCTGTCCCGGGACGCCGAGCGGCTGCGGCAGTGGGACGCGCGCACCGCCGTCTCGCCCTACGGTTCGGGCGCGCTGGCCGGTTCCTCGCTCGGTCTGGACCCGCGGGCCGTCGCCGCCGACCTCGGCTTCGAGCACGGCTCGGCGGCCAACTCCATCGACGGCACCGCCTCCCGCGACTTCGTCGCCGAGTTCGCCTTCGTCACCGCGATGATCGGTGTGGACCTCTCCCGGCTCGCGGAGGAGGTCATCATCTGGAACACCAAGGAGTTCTCCTTCGTCACCCTCCACGACGCCTTCTCCACCGGCTCGTCGATCATGCCGCAGAAGAAGAACCCGGACATCGCCGAGCTGGCGCGCGGCAAGTCCGGCCGGCTCATCGGCAACCTCACCGGTCTGCTGGCCACCCTCAAGGCACTGCCGCTGGCCTACAACCGCGACCTGCAGGAGGACAAGGAGCCCGTCTTCGACTCCTGCGACCAACTGGAGATCCTGCTCCCGGCGTTCACCGGGATGATGGCCACCCTCACCGTCAACCGCGAGCGGATGGCCGAGCTGGCGCCGGCCGGCTTCTCCCTGGCCACCGACGTCGCGGAGTGGCTGGTGAAGAGGGGGGTGCCGTTCCGCGAGGCGCACGAGATCGCGGGGGAGTGCGTCAAGGTCTGCGAGGCCGACGGGATCGAGTTGGACGAGCTGACCGACGACCGGTTCGCGGAGATCTCCCCGCACCTGACGCCCGAGGTCCGCTCCGTGCTGAGCGTGGAGGGGGCGCTGGCCTCGCGCGACGGACGAGGCGGTACCGCGCCCTCGGCGGTCGCCGTCCAACTCGCCGAGGTCAAGGAGGAACTGGCCGTCCAGCGGGCCTGGGCGTCGGCGGTTTCGGGCGCCGGCGGCGCGGACCCGGGCCACTGA
- a CDS encoding argininosuccinate synthase — translation MTERVVLAYSGGLDTSVCIGWIAEETGAEVIAVAVDVGQGGEDLDVIRKRALACGAVEAEVADAKDEFAEEYCLPAIKANALYMDRYPLVSALSRPAIVKHLVAAARKHGATTVAHGCTGKGNDQVRFEAGISSLAPDLKCIAPVRDYAMTRDKAIAFAEAKGLPIATSKKSPYSIDQNVFGRAVETGFLEDIWNAPIEDVYDYTQNPATPREADEVVITFDKGVPVAIDGRPVTVLQAIQQLNERAGAQGVGRIDMVEDRLVGIKSREVYEAPGAIALITAHQELENVTLERELARYKRQVEQRWSELVYDGLWFSPLKRALDGFVAEANEHVSGDIRMTLQGGRAVVTGRRSQESLYDFNLATYDTGDTFDQSMAKGFIEIFGMSSKIAAKRDLDQ, via the coding sequence GTGACCGAGCGCGTCGTACTCGCCTACTCCGGTGGTCTGGACACCTCCGTCTGCATCGGCTGGATCGCCGAGGAGACGGGCGCCGAGGTCATCGCCGTCGCCGTGGACGTCGGCCAGGGCGGAGAGGACCTCGACGTCATCCGCAAGCGCGCGCTCGCCTGCGGTGCCGTCGAGGCGGAGGTCGCCGACGCCAAGGACGAGTTCGCCGAGGAGTACTGCCTCCCGGCGATCAAGGCGAACGCGCTCTACATGGACCGCTACCCGCTGGTCTCCGCCCTCTCCCGGCCGGCCATCGTCAAGCACCTGGTGGCCGCCGCCCGCAAGCACGGCGCCACCACCGTCGCCCACGGCTGCACCGGCAAGGGCAACGACCAGGTGCGGTTCGAGGCGGGCATCTCCTCCCTCGCGCCCGACCTGAAGTGCATCGCGCCCGTGCGGGACTACGCCATGACCCGCGACAAGGCCATCGCCTTCGCCGAGGCCAAGGGCCTGCCGATCGCCACCAGCAAGAAGTCGCCGTACTCCATCGACCAGAACGTCTTCGGACGGGCGGTGGAGACCGGCTTCCTGGAGGACATCTGGAACGCGCCGATCGAGGACGTCTACGACTACACCCAGAACCCGGCCACCCCGCGTGAGGCCGACGAGGTGGTCATCACCTTCGACAAGGGCGTCCCCGTCGCCATCGACGGCAGGCCCGTCACCGTCCTGCAGGCCATCCAGCAGCTCAACGAGCGGGCCGGGGCCCAGGGCGTCGGCCGGATCGACATGGTCGAGGACCGGCTCGTCGGCATCAAGTCACGCGAGGTCTACGAGGCCCCGGGCGCCATCGCGCTGATCACCGCCCACCAGGAGCTGGAGAACGTCACCCTGGAGCGCGAGCTGGCCCGCTACAAGCGGCAGGTCGAGCAGCGGTGGAGCGAGCTGGTCTACGACGGCCTGTGGTTCTCCCCGCTCAAGCGGGCCCTGGACGGGTTCGTCGCCGAGGCCAACGAGCACGTCTCCGGCGACATCCGGATGACCCTGCAGGGTGGCCGGGCCGTCGTCACCGGCCGGCGCTCCCAGGAGTCGCTCTACGACTTCAACCTGGCCACCTACGACACCGGCGACACCTTCGACCAGTCGATGGCCAAGGGCTTCATCGAGATCTTCGGCATGAGCAGCAAGATCGCGGCCAAGCGGGACCTCGACCAGTAG
- a CDS encoding pyridoxamine 5'-phosphate oxidase family protein, which translates to MGRTHERIDGRLRDFIEAQPVFFTATAPLSGDGTINLSPKGLRGSFAVLDERTVAYLDFAGSNAETVAHLRENGRITLMWCAFSGPPNIVRVHGRGEPVFRDDPRWGELIGRFPDIDHSRHGLRAIIVVTAELIRDTCGYAVPLMTYESDRPLHGSRFARETDESLDAYFHKKEHIATSIDGLPGLPLPLPPTPA; encoded by the coding sequence ATGGGAAGGACACACGAACGCATCGACGGACGGCTGCGGGACTTCATCGAGGCGCAGCCCGTCTTCTTCACCGCCACCGCGCCGCTGTCCGGCGACGGCACGATCAACCTCTCCCCCAAGGGGCTGAGGGGGTCCTTCGCCGTCCTCGACGAACGCACCGTCGCCTATCTCGACTTCGCCGGCTCCAACGCCGAGACCGTCGCGCATCTGCGGGAGAACGGCCGCATCACCCTGATGTGGTGCGCCTTCTCCGGCCCGCCGAACATCGTGCGCGTCCACGGCCGCGGGGAACCCGTCTTCCGCGACGACCCGCGCTGGGGGGAGCTGATCGGCCGCTTCCCCGACATCGACCACTCCCGGCACGGCCTGCGCGCGATCATCGTGGTCACCGCCGAGCTGATCCGCGACACCTGCGGTTACGCCGTGCCGCTGATGACGTACGAGAGCGACCGCCCGCTGCACGGTTCCCGCTTCGCGCGCGAGACGGACGAGTCGCTGGACGCGTACTTCCACAAGAAGGAGCACATCGCCACCAGCATCGACGGCCTTCCGGGGCTGCCGCTGCCCCTGCCGCCCACCCCCGCGTGA
- a CDS encoding GNAT family N-acetyltransferase yields the protein MRTDPLDSVAPVIDRLSATDLPALSGDLADLVCDAVEDGSSIGFLAPPDRAGIAAWWEGTAPAVAEGEAVLWAAREDGGRIVGTVQLRRGGMPNGRHRAEIAKLIVHRDARGRGLGRALLELAEREAAATGISLLVLDTQTGSPAERLYRSAGWTEDGTIPDYAADTAGVLRPTTLFHKKLG from the coding sequence GTGCGAACCGACCCTTTGGACAGCGTGGCCCCGGTGATCGACCGGCTCTCCGCCACCGACCTCCCCGCCCTCTCCGGCGACCTCGCCGACCTGGTGTGCGACGCCGTCGAGGACGGCTCCTCCATCGGCTTCCTCGCCCCTCCCGACCGGGCGGGGATCGCCGCCTGGTGGGAGGGGACGGCCCCCGCGGTCGCGGAGGGCGAGGCGGTGCTGTGGGCCGCCCGGGAGGACGGCGGCCGGATCGTGGGCACCGTGCAGCTGCGCCGGGGCGGCATGCCCAACGGCCGCCACCGCGCCGAGATCGCCAAACTGATCGTGCACCGGGACGCCCGCGGCCGCGGCCTGGGCAGGGCGCTGCTGGAGCTGGCCGAACGGGAGGCGGCGGCCACGGGGATCTCCCTGCTGGTCCTGGACACCCAGACCGGCAGCCCCGCCGAGCGCCTCTACCGCTCGGCGGGCTGGACGGAGGACGGGACGATCCCGGACTACGCCGCCGACACCGCGGGCGTGCTGCGGCCCACCACGCTCTTCCACAAGAAGCTCGGCTGA
- a CDS encoding GNAT family N-acetyltransferase: MLSTPLGDGAELCPLEPWQAPELAAYTERVRDHLAPWLPWAHSVTDEESARAFLQRHADRQAADEGRIYGIRLDGELVGGMMFRLFDAAAGSCELGAWLAPEAQGRGLVTAAASRMIDWAVGVRGLSRVEWLVSPENGPSVAVARRLGMTHEGTLRSVFPLGGRRHDLQVWSLLAEEWRAAS, encoded by the coding sequence ATGCTCAGCACCCCTCTCGGTGACGGCGCGGAGCTGTGCCCCCTGGAGCCGTGGCAGGCCCCGGAGCTGGCCGCGTACACCGAGCGCGTCCGCGACCACCTGGCCCCCTGGCTGCCGTGGGCCCACTCCGTCACCGACGAGGAGTCCGCGCGGGCCTTCCTCCAGCGACACGCGGACCGGCAGGCCGCCGACGAGGGCAGGATCTACGGCATCCGGCTCGACGGCGAGCTGGTGGGCGGCATGATGTTCCGGCTGTTCGACGCCGCCGCGGGCTCCTGCGAGTTGGGCGCCTGGCTGGCACCCGAGGCACAGGGGCGCGGGCTGGTGACCGCCGCCGCCTCCCGCATGATCGACTGGGCGGTCGGCGTCCGCGGCCTGTCCCGGGTGGAGTGGCTGGTCTCCCCGGAGAACGGCCCCAGTGTCGCGGTGGCCAGGCGGCTGGGCATGACGCACGAGGGCACCCTGCGCAGCGTGTTCCCCCTGGGCGGACGGCGCCACGATCTCCAGGTCTGGTCGCTGCTGGCCGAGGAGTGGCGGGCCGCGTCCTGA
- a CDS encoding helix-turn-helix domain-containing protein produces the protein MAAGGGAPTGEPELARELRRLRRDHGLTLAALARRTNYSKSSWERYLNGKTTPPRQAVVAFAHVVGVRPDPLLTLLESAGTATEKEHREPGADVPDPVPEPLPPSEEAAASAPASPTAVEPRPVPPAARRRPWPWRGGASDGDAAGDTRHGTAWPHRGRVSTTVVAVVLAFFAGMLADRLSLRKETVEDPAGTGVTTLRSASESTAGTVGCSGFECKGQDPQRLGCHIGVWTAAKIEEGDIRLELRYSPSCRAAWSRITGGSVGDVARVEEARGTVEERAIRYDHDTYSPMVEAHFPAAVRACAELVDGRELCTPQGGASPLPEEPTNEAHKD, from the coding sequence GTGGCCGCCGGGGGAGGGGCCCCGACAGGGGAGCCGGAGCTGGCACGTGAACTGCGGAGGCTGCGCCGGGACCACGGGCTGACGCTCGCCGCCCTGGCGCGGCGCACGAACTACAGCAAATCGTCCTGGGAGCGCTACCTCAACGGCAAGACGACTCCGCCGAGACAGGCCGTGGTCGCCTTCGCGCACGTCGTCGGCGTCCGCCCGGACCCTCTGCTGACCCTGCTGGAGTCGGCCGGGACGGCCACGGAGAAGGAGCACCGGGAACCGGGCGCGGACGTGCCCGATCCGGTGCCGGAGCCCCTCCCCCCGTCCGAGGAGGCCGCCGCTTCCGCACCGGCCTCGCCGACGGCGGTCGAGCCGCGGCCGGTGCCTCCCGCCGCCCGGAGACGGCCGTGGCCGTGGCGAGGAGGGGCATCGGACGGCGACGCTGCCGGCGACACCCGGCACGGGACGGCGTGGCCCCACCGCGGAAGGGTGTCGACCACCGTGGTGGCCGTCGTGCTCGCCTTCTTCGCGGGGATGCTGGCGGACCGGCTCTCCCTCCGGAAGGAGACCGTGGAGGACCCCGCGGGAACCGGGGTCACGACCCTGCGGAGCGCCTCGGAGTCGACCGCCGGCACCGTCGGCTGCAGCGGTTTCGAGTGCAAGGGGCAGGACCCGCAGCGGCTCGGCTGCCACATCGGAGTGTGGACCGCGGCCAAGATCGAGGAGGGCGACATACGGCTGGAGCTGCGCTACAGCCCCTCGTGCCGGGCCGCCTGGAGTCGGATCACCGGGGGCTCGGTGGGCGACGTCGCCCGGGTGGAGGAGGCGCGCGGGACGGTCGAGGAGCGGGCCATCCGCTACGACCACGACACCTACTCGCCCATGGTGGAGGCGCACTTCCCGGCCGCGGTCCGCGCCTGCGCCGAGCTGGTGGACGGCAGGGAACTCTGCACGCCGCAGGGTGGTGCGTCCCCCCTGCCGGAGGAGCCCACGAACGAGGCGCACAAGGACTGA
- a CDS encoding arginine repressor: MTEAQGSNNGGPAVPHTRTARHRRIVEILNREPVRSQSQLARLLADDGLSVTQATLSRDLDELGAVKIRNARGELIYAVPGEGGDRTPKAPLGESASEGRMARLAGELLISAEASANLVVLRTPPGAAQFLASAIDQAEVHDIIGTIAGDDTLLLISRHPTGGQALADHLLGLAQKHSPQRNHP, from the coding sequence ATGACCGAGGCGCAGGGCAGCAACAACGGGGGCCCGGCCGTACCGCACACACGTACGGCCCGGCACCGCAGGATCGTGGAGATCCTGAACCGCGAACCGGTCCGCTCGCAGAGCCAGCTGGCCAGGCTCCTCGCCGACGACGGGCTGAGCGTCACCCAGGCGACGCTCAGCCGGGACCTGGACGAGTTGGGCGCGGTGAAGATCCGCAACGCCCGGGGCGAGCTGATCTACGCCGTGCCCGGGGAGGGGGGCGACCGCACTCCCAAGGCGCCGCTGGGGGAGTCGGCGAGCGAGGGGCGGATGGCGCGACTGGCGGGCGAACTGCTCATCTCCGCCGAGGCCTCGGCCAACCTGGTGGTGCTGCGCACCCCGCCCGGTGCCGCGCAGTTCCTCGCCTCGGCCATCGACCAGGCGGAGGTGCACGACATCATCGGCACCATCGCGGGCGACGACACCCTGCTGCTGATCAGCCGCCACCCCACCGGTGGCCAGGCGCTGGCCGACCACCTGCTGGGGCTGGCGCAGAAGCACTCCCCGCAGCGCAACCACCCCTGA
- a CDS encoding acetylornithine transaminase, translated as MNGTDTADTARTGSGGETGATGNAELTRRWQGALMDNYGTPRLPVTHGEGARLWDADGKEYLDFVGGIAVNALGTGHPAVVRAVSDQIATLGHVSNLFVAEPPVALAERLLRLFDRPGRVFFSNSGAEAVEAAFKIGRCTGRTHMVATEGGFHGRTMGALALTGQAAKRDPFLPLPGEVTHVPYGDADALRTAVTEETALVIVEPIQGENGVVVPPEGYLAAAREITAATGTLLVLDEVQTGIGRTGHWFACQAQGVRPDVVTLAKGLGGGLPIGATIAFDGAAELLTPGRHGTTFGGNPVACAAALAVLDTIEDDGILDHVKRVGGRLRDSVRALGHPLIDRVRGAGLLLGIVLTEPVAPQVQKAAQDAGFLVNACAPDVVRLAPPLIVGEAEVDALVRSLPAVLDAVDGTRRAGD; from the coding sequence ATGAACGGCACCGACACGGCGGACACCGCGCGCACCGGGAGCGGCGGCGAGACCGGCGCCACCGGCAACGCCGAACTGACCCGCCGCTGGCAGGGCGCGCTGATGGACAACTACGGCACCCCGCGCCTCCCCGTCACCCACGGCGAGGGCGCCCGGCTGTGGGACGCGGACGGCAAGGAGTACCTGGACTTCGTCGGCGGCATCGCCGTCAACGCGCTCGGCACCGGACACCCGGCGGTCGTACGGGCCGTCTCCGACCAGATCGCCACGCTCGGCCACGTCTCCAACCTCTTCGTCGCCGAGCCCCCGGTCGCCCTGGCCGAACGGCTGCTGCGGCTCTTCGACCGGCCCGGGCGCGTCTTCTTCTCCAACTCCGGTGCCGAGGCCGTCGAGGCCGCGTTCAAGATCGGACGCTGTACGGGCCGGACGCACATGGTGGCCACCGAGGGCGGCTTCCACGGCCGGACCATGGGCGCCCTGGCACTGACCGGGCAGGCCGCCAAGCGGGACCCGTTCCTGCCGCTGCCCGGCGAGGTCACCCACGTCCCCTACGGTGACGCCGACGCGCTGCGGACGGCCGTCACCGAGGAGACGGCCCTGGTGATCGTCGAGCCGATCCAGGGCGAGAACGGTGTCGTCGTCCCGCCCGAGGGCTACCTGGCCGCGGCCCGCGAGATCACCGCCGCCACCGGCACCCTGCTGGTGCTCGACGAGGTCCAGACGGGCATCGGCCGCACCGGCCACTGGTTCGCCTGCCAGGCCCAGGGGGTGCGGCCCGACGTGGTCACCCTCGCCAAGGGCTTGGGCGGCGGACTGCCCATCGGCGCCACGATCGCCTTCGACGGTGCCGCCGAGCTGCTGACGCCCGGCCGGCACGGCACGACCTTCGGTGGCAATCCGGTGGCGTGCGCGGCGGCGCTCGCGGTCCTGGACACCATCGAGGACGACGGGATCCTGGACCACGTCAAGCGGGTCGGCGGCCGGCTGCGCGACTCCGTCCGGGCGTTGGGACACCCGCTGATCGACCGGGTCCGCGGTGCCGGACTGCTGCTGGGTATCGTACTGACCGAACCCGTCGCGCCCCAGGTGCAGAAGGCGGCCCAGGACGCGGGCTTCCTGGTGAACGCGTGCGCTCCGGACGTCGTCCGGCTCGCCCCGCCGCTGATCGTCGGCGAGGCGGAGGTGGACGCGCTGGTCCGCTCCCTCCCCGCCGTCCTCGACGCCGTCGACGGGACCCGACGAGCCGGAGACTGA
- the argB gene encoding acetylglutamate kinase → MSTRKHTALPKAEILIEALPWLTRHHGRTVVVKFGGNAMVDEDLKAAFAQDVVFLRHAGLKPVVVHGGGPQISAHLDRLGLVSEFKAGLRVTTDEAMDVVRMVLAGQVQRELVGLLNRHGPLAVGMTGEDAHTMTATKRYAEIDGERVDIGRVGEITHVDAGAVRALLDDGRIPVVSSIARSADDGHVYNINADTAAAALAAELGAETLMVLTDVEGLYVDWPNSDEVISRLTASELEELLPDLASGMVPKMEGCLHAVRNGVRTARVIDGRVQHSILLEIFTDEGVGTMVVPDGTAPNEAVPGGTTASDEGERA, encoded by the coding sequence ATGAGCACCCGCAAACACACCGCCCTCCCCAAGGCCGAGATCCTCATCGAGGCCCTGCCCTGGCTCACCCGCCACCACGGCAGGACCGTCGTCGTCAAGTTCGGCGGCAACGCCATGGTGGACGAGGACCTGAAGGCGGCCTTCGCCCAGGACGTGGTCTTCCTGCGACACGCCGGCCTCAAGCCCGTCGTCGTCCACGGCGGCGGCCCCCAGATCAGCGCCCACCTGGACAGGCTGGGCCTGGTGTCGGAGTTCAAGGCCGGACTGCGGGTCACCACCGACGAGGCCATGGACGTCGTGCGGATGGTGCTGGCCGGACAGGTGCAGCGCGAACTGGTCGGCCTGCTCAACCGGCACGGGCCGCTGGCCGTCGGCATGACCGGCGAGGACGCCCACACCATGACCGCCACCAAACGCTACGCCGAGATCGACGGCGAGCGGGTGGACATCGGCCGGGTCGGCGAGATCACCCACGTCGACGCCGGCGCGGTCCGGGCCCTGCTGGACGACGGCCGCATCCCGGTGGTCTCCTCGATCGCCCGCAGCGCTGACGACGGGCACGTCTACAACATCAACGCGGACACCGCGGCCGCCGCGCTCGCCGCCGAACTGGGCGCCGAGACGCTGATGGTCCTCACCGACGTCGAGGGGCTGTACGTGGACTGGCCGAACAGCGACGAGGTGATCAGCCGGCTGACCGCGAGCGAGCTGGAGGAACTGCTGCCGGACCTGGCCAGCGGCATGGTGCCCAAGATGGAGGGCTGTCTGCACGCGGTCCGCAACGGCGTGCGGACCGCGCGCGTCATCGACGGGCGCGTCCAGCACTCCATCCTGCTGGAGATCTTCACCGACGAGGGAGTCGGAACCATGGTCGTCCCGGACGGGACGGCCCCGAACGAGGCGGTACCGGGCGGGACGACGGCATCGGACGAGGGGGAGAGGGCATGA
- the argJ gene encoding bifunctional glutamate N-acetyltransferase/amino-acid acetyltransferase ArgJ, whose amino-acid sequence MSVTAAKGFTAAGVAAGIRSDGAPDLALVVNHGPRQAAAGVFTSNRVKAAPVLWSRQVLRGGRVSAVVLNSGGANACTGPLGFQDTHATAEKVAEVLGHNAAEVAVCSTGLIGVRLPMDRLLPGIEKAAAGLSAHGGDRAAIAIRTTDTVYKTAVVEGAGWTVGGMAKGAGMLAPGLATVLVVLTTDADVESAELDAVLREATRTTFDRIDSDGCMSTNDTVLLLASGASGATPDREEFAEAVRTACEELARQLVGDAEGASKDIRVEVVNAASEDDAVEVGRAIARNNLLKCAVHGEDPNWGRVLSAIGTTSAAFEPDRLNVAVNGVWVCRNGFAGEDRELVDMRYREVRITADLAAGDASAVIWTNDLTADYVHENSDYSS is encoded by the coding sequence GTGAGCGTGACCGCGGCGAAGGGGTTCACGGCGGCGGGCGTCGCCGCCGGAATCAGGAGCGACGGAGCCCCCGACCTGGCCCTGGTCGTCAACCACGGGCCGAGGCAGGCCGCCGCCGGCGTGTTCACCTCCAACCGGGTCAAGGCCGCCCCCGTGCTCTGGTCCCGGCAGGTCCTGAGGGGCGGACGGGTGTCGGCGGTCGTCCTCAACTCCGGGGGAGCCAACGCCTGCACCGGCCCGCTCGGCTTCCAGGACACCCACGCCACCGCCGAGAAGGTCGCCGAGGTGCTCGGGCACAACGCCGCCGAGGTGGCCGTGTGCTCCACCGGCCTCATCGGCGTCCGGTTGCCCATGGACAGGCTGCTGCCCGGCATCGAGAAGGCGGCGGCGGGGCTGTCGGCGCACGGCGGCGACCGGGCCGCCATCGCCATCAGGACCACCGACACCGTGTACAAGACCGCCGTCGTCGAGGGCGCGGGGTGGACGGTGGGCGGCATGGCCAAGGGGGCGGGCATGCTCGCCCCGGGGCTGGCCACCGTGCTGGTCGTCCTCACCACCGACGCCGACGTCGAGAGCGCGGAGCTGGACGCGGTGCTGCGCGAGGCCACCCGTACCACCTTCGACCGGATCGACTCCGACGGCTGCATGTCCACCAACGACACCGTCCTGCTGCTGGCCTCCGGCGCCTCCGGTGCCACCCCGGACCGCGAGGAGTTCGCCGAGGCCGTCCGCACCGCCTGCGAGGAGCTGGCCCGGCAGCTCGTCGGCGACGCCGAGGGAGCCTCCAAGGACATCCGCGTCGAGGTGGTGAACGCGGCGAGCGAGGACGACGCCGTCGAGGTCGGCCGCGCCATCGCCCGCAACAACCTCCTCAAGTGCGCCGTCCACGGCGAGGACCCCAACTGGGGCCGCGTGCTCTCCGCCATCGGCACCACCTCCGCCGCCTTCGAGCCCGACCGGCTGAACGTCGCCGTCAACGGGGTGTGGGTCTGCCGGAACGGCTTCGCCGGCGAGGACCGCGAGCTGGTGGACATGCGCTACCGGGAGGTCCGCATCACCGCCGACCTGGCCGCGGGCGACGCCTCCGCCGTCATCTGGACCAACGACCTCACCGCCGACTACGTCCACGAGAACAGCGACTACTCCTCATGA